Part of the Mycolicibacterium thermoresistibile genome, CTCCGCCCACACCGTGCCGAGCGGGATGTCGACCAGACCCCACCGCCAGGCCGGGTCCGGCAGTTCGCGGGCGGCCATCGCCTGCCGGACGGCGGGGACCGCGGTGGTGGCGGCGACGGCCCCGGCCACCGTCGCCCCGGCGGCCGAACCGAGTCGCAGACCCGACCACACGTGCGGCGGCCGCAACCCCATCCGCGGGCGCAGCAGCGCGGCCAACCCGGCGCCGAGCGCGGCCTGGGTGGCCCAGTGCTGCAACCATCTCCGGGTGGCGGTGCCGCCTGCGCCGCGGAAACTCCAGCCGAGGAGCGCAGCGGCCAGCGCGGTCGCGGTCACGACGGCGCGGGTTCGTCCGGTGTTCGGTTCCGTGGTGCCTGTGGTGTGTGCGTTCATTCGAATTCGGGGCTGCCGGAGGCCATGGCCTGTTGCATCGACCGGCGGATCCGTTCGGTGTCGGCGGCGGTCCAGCCGTCCGGGGCGATCACCGCGACCCAGCCGTCGAGTTGGGTGTCGCTGTAATTGTGCCCGTGTCCGGGCGGCATGGCCGCCGCGTTGAAGATGTCGAACCCGACCTGCCAGAACGTCACGATCGGGTACCAGCGCATGGCTGTGGTGCGGTCGTATCCGGGCGGTTCCACCAGCCAGTCCGGGCGTTCGAACAGCAGGTCCGGCGACCACCACGTCACCGGATCGGATGGGTGCTGCAGGAACAGCACCCGGGTGCCCTCCCACGGCGCGGCGGTGTCGGCGGCCACCTGCTCGGGGTTCGCCGCCTCGGAGAACCGCACCGTGCGCCCGTTGTCGTAGCGCGGCGCCACCTGCGGGGTGCCGGGATCACGGCGGGCGGTCACCGCCCGCCACAGCGGGCTGGCGTTGGGCGGGCCCACCCACAGCACCGCGGAGAACTCCATCTGCACGATGTCGGGAAGGTATTCGAACGCGGCCTGGCCGGCCATCGAGCCCAGGCTCTCGCCGTAGAGCACCAGCTTCGGGCGGCGGTTCTCGGGCCACTGCGACCAGCGTTCGTGGATCGCGTGCACCATCGCCCGTCCGGCGTCCATCGAGGTCTGCTGGTCGGCGACGAACGAGATCCAGCTGGGCAGATACGAATACTGCATGGCCACCAGCGCGGTGTCGCCGTTGTACATCGATTCGATCGCCCGCGCGGCCACCGGATCCACCCAGCCGGTGCCGGTGGTGGGGATGATGACCAGCAGTTGGCGGTCCTGCACGCGGGTGCGCTGCATCTCGCTGAGCAGCACATCGAGCCGGCCCTGGGTGGTGTCGGCGGTGGCCAGCCCGGCGTAGAGGCGGATCGGCTCCTTGGCGGGGCGGCCGTTGAGCGCGGTGAGCTCAGCGGCGTCCGGCCCGGTGCCGACGAAGTTTCGGCCCTGATAGCCCAGGGTGTCCCACGGCGCGAACGACTCCGGGCTGCCGGACCGTTCCGGCACGGTCGGCTGTTCCACCCCGGCCTGGGTGCTGGCGTTCTGCGGCTGGAACACGCGGCCGGCCCCGGCGATGAAACCACGCAGCAGCACCCCGTTGATGAGCGTGATCAACAGCACCACCACCACTGCGGTGCCGATGAAGAAGGCGATCTCGTCGTTGACGTGCCACCGTCGGATCTGCCACTGCGCCAACGCTCTGATCAGCTCGAGCAGCAGCCGCGACACCCCGATCAGGGCGGCGGCGACAAGCACCGCGACGACCAGTGTGCGCAGGTAGCCCAGGGTGGTGGGGCCGGTCATCCCCATCAGTTCGGACACCTGCCGCTGCCACGCGGCCGCCTGGATCAGCATCAACATACCGACCGTCACCGACACCGCGACGACCGCGGTCTGGGCCAGGTACCGCACCCGTTTCGACGGTGGCCACCAGTGCCGCTGGCGCAGCGCGAAGCGGTGGCCGATCTTCCCGACGAGCACCCCGAGGCCGTAGCCGATGGTGGCGTTGATGCCGCAGATCAGTCCCTGGAACATCCAGTCCCGCGGCAGCAGCGACGGGGTGAGCGACAGGCAGAAGAACAGCGTCGCGAACGCCACCCCGACGAAGTCCAGCCGCACCATCGACCACGCCCACCGCGCTGCCCACTGCAACCCGGGGACGGGGCGGTGATCCACCGCCTCGGCGGTGACGGTCACCCGAAATACCTGGGCAGCACGCTTTCCGACGTACTCCGCAGCTCCTCCAGTGTGACCGTGAACAGTCCCTGCACCTCGACGGTGGATGGTTCGCCCTCCGGACCGGGGTCGACCACCCCGATGCGGGTGGCCGGCAGCTGCCGGGCCTCACACATCGAACGGAACCGGCTCTCCTCGGTGCGGGGCACCGCGACCAGCGCCCGTCCGGCGGACTCGGAGAACAGGAAGATGAACGGGCCGGTGCCGTCCGCGAACTCCTCGGGGATCACCAGACGGCAACCGGTCTCGCCGGCCAGCGCGGATTCGACGACGGCCTGGATCAGCCCGCCCTCGCTGAGGTCGTGGGCCGCCGACACCAGCCCGTCCCGGGAGGCGGCGACGAGCACCTCGGAGAGCAGTTTCTCGCGGGCGAAGTCGACCCGCGGCGGCCGTCCACCGAGGTGGTCGGCGGTGACCTGGGCCCAGATGGAGCCGTCGAACTCGTCGTGGGTGTCGCCGAGCAGCCACAGCGTCTCGCCGGGTTCGGCGCCGAATCCGGTGGGGATGC contains:
- a CDS encoding alpha/beta hydrolase, with the translated sequence MVRLDFVGVAFATLFFCLSLTPSLLPRDWMFQGLICGINATIGYGLGVLVGKIGHRFALRQRHWWPPSKRVRYLAQTAVVAVSVTVGMLMLIQAAAWQRQVSELMGMTGPTTLGYLRTLVVAVLVAAALIGVSRLLLELIRALAQWQIRRWHVNDEIAFFIGTAVVVVLLITLINGVLLRGFIAGAGRVFQPQNASTQAGVEQPTVPERSGSPESFAPWDTLGYQGRNFVGTGPDAAELTALNGRPAKEPIRLYAGLATADTTQGRLDVLLSEMQRTRVQDRQLLVIIPTTGTGWVDPVAARAIESMYNGDTALVAMQYSYLPSWISFVADQQTSMDAGRAMVHAIHERWSQWPENRRPKLVLYGESLGSMAGQAAFEYLPDIVQMEFSAVLWVGPPNASPLWRAVTARRDPGTPQVAPRYDNGRTVRFSEAANPEQVAADTAAPWEGTRVLFLQHPSDPVTWWSPDLLFERPDWLVEPPGYDRTTAMRWYPIVTFWQVGFDIFNAAAMPPGHGHNYSDTQLDGWVAVIAPDGWTAADTERIRRSMQQAMASGSPEFE
- a CDS encoding Rv0804 family intramembrane glutamic endopeptidase: MNAHTTGTTEPNTGRTRAVVTATALAAALLGWSFRGAGGTATRRWLQHWATQAALGAGLAALLRPRMGLRPPHVWSGLRLGSAAGATVAGAVAATTAVPAVRQAMAARELPDPAWRWGLVDIPLGTVWAEEVAFRGALSTASRAAFGPTAGRLVQSAVFGLSHIADARAAGEPVWGTVLVTGVAGWVFDWLRARTGSLLAPMLAHLAVNEAGALIAIAVQRRRAARGS